Proteins from a single region of Geothrix sp. PMB-07:
- a CDS encoding lipocalin family protein, whose translation MTRSLHLLTLGWLLTMLGCTGVPDGVKPVQGFDLNRYLGQWHEVARLDHGFERGLTQVTATYSLRPDGSVKVLNRGWDATSGKWKVAEGRALFVGAASEGRLKVSFFGPFYGAYTVIELEPERYSMICGPSRSYFWILARQPKLDAKTLERLLDRARALGFATDQLIYP comes from the coding sequence ATGACACGTTCACTCCACCTGCTGACCCTGGGTTGGCTACTGACGATGCTGGGCTGCACGGGCGTTCCTGATGGCGTAAAGCCTGTGCAGGGCTTTGACCTGAACCGCTACCTCGGCCAGTGGCACGAGGTGGCCCGCCTGGATCATGGCTTCGAGCGCGGCCTGACTCAGGTCACGGCGACCTACAGCCTGCGCCCGGATGGCAGCGTGAAGGTCCTGAACCGGGGTTGGGATGCCACCTCAGGCAAATGGAAGGTGGCCGAAGGCCGAGCCCTCTTTGTGGGTGCGGCCAGCGAAGGGCGGCTGAAGGTGTCTTTCTTCGGGCCCTTTTACGGGGCCTACACCGTCATCGAGCTCGAACCCGAGCGCTACTCCATGATCTGCGGGCCCAGCCGCTCCTACTTCTGGATTCTTGCCCGCCAGCCCAAGCTGGATGCGAAGACCCTCGAGCGGCTGCTCGATCGGGCTCGGGCCCTGGGTTTCGCCACGGACCAGCTGATCTATCCCTGA
- the dtd gene encoding D-aminoacyl-tRNA deacylase, with translation MKAVIQRVKRARVQSGSQEAIIGPGLLVLVGLETGDTEETCAWAAAKLASLRIFEDEDGKMNRGLQEVGGEILAVSQFTLAGSIAKGRRPSFDGAMAPEAARELFHVFLGLLKAQHPAVKTGFFQEHMEVELVNDGPVTFILER, from the coding sequence GTGAAGGCCGTCATCCAGCGTGTAAAACGGGCCCGCGTCCAGAGCGGGAGCCAGGAGGCGATCATCGGCCCTGGCCTGCTGGTGCTGGTGGGGCTTGAAACCGGCGACACGGAGGAAACCTGCGCCTGGGCCGCGGCCAAGCTCGCCTCGCTGCGCATCTTCGAGGATGAGGACGGGAAGATGAACCGGGGCTTGCAGGAAGTGGGCGGCGAGATCCTCGCGGTGAGTCAGTTCACCCTGGCGGGAAGCATCGCCAAAGGCCGACGCCCTTCCTTTGATGGCGCCATGGCCCCCGAGGCCGCCCGGGAGCTCTTCCACGTTTTTCTGGGTCTGCTGAAAGCCCAGCACCCGGCAGTGAAGACGGGTTTCTTCCAGGAGCACATGGAAGTCGAGCTCGTCAACGATGGCCCCGTGACCTTCATCCTGGAGCGGTGA
- a CDS encoding S9 family peptidase — protein sequence MAPLAHLPGLLRSALALALVLPLAAEGAKPPAAQAHKNQLPPLIDRDKFFGNPEIAGAQLSPDGKWIAFLKPYKDTRNVWVKKVGEPYSKGRLITADPKRPIPGFFWSRDGKQILFVQDKDGDENYNVYAVDPSAPVAAGKEVPEARNLTAAKGARAQILAVPKADPDTMYVGLNDRDASWHDVYKVKISTGERTLIRKNTERISGWVFDKQANLRLATRTTDKGDTEILRVDPEGFTKVYECNVFESAGPVNFHKDGKRVYLETNKGNRDLAELVLFDPTTGKEEKIESDPKNRVDFGNAIFSDLTDELLATTYEDEHTRIYWKNKAWEADYKLLQKLLPGREIGLGSMTNDEQLLMVNASSDRDPGTRYLFDRRTKKLTKEYTSREDLPREPLVAMQPIHYKSSDGLEIPAFLSLPKGIPAKDLPLVVVPHGGPWARDSWGYNPFAQFLANRGYAVLQPNFRGSTGYGKKFLNAGNKQWGDLMQDDITWGVKHLVANGTVDAKRVGIMGGSYGGYASLAGVAFTPDLYAAAVPIVGPSNLLTLLETIPPYWEAGRIIFHERMGNPNTPEGKKQLERQSPLNSADKIKTPLLIVQGANDPRVKKAESDQIVIALRDRNFPVEYLCAPDEGHGFARPVNSQAMFAAAEKFLAKYLKARYQEGGKPDVVKRLPEITVDPKTVVLAKKTDAASVGLPKAVAQPIAGTFNYAGTLALGPQNMPLSQVRTIKEEGGTWVITEATKLPMGDALDTTTIAKDTLVPQKRLVKQGPATIEMTFDGTKATGSLAMGAEPKPFSIELGGQAYAEGSASQDSLAALPLAEGYSVTFRNVDLQKQKVDLKQAKVVAQESVTVPAGTFKAWKVEITSAVGDPGSQNLWVDTATRKVVKTSAVLPQMGGAVITMELQK from the coding sequence ATGGCCCCCCTCGCTCATCTGCCCGGCCTGTTGCGCTCGGCCTTAGCCCTCGCCTTGGTGTTGCCCCTGGCCGCCGAAGGGGCCAAGCCACCTGCGGCCCAGGCTCACAAGAACCAGCTGCCCCCGCTCATCGACCGGGACAAGTTCTTCGGCAATCCCGAGATCGCCGGAGCCCAGCTCTCGCCCGATGGCAAGTGGATCGCCTTCCTCAAGCCCTACAAGGACACCCGCAACGTCTGGGTGAAGAAGGTGGGCGAGCCCTACAGCAAGGGACGCCTCATCACGGCCGATCCCAAGCGCCCCATTCCGGGCTTCTTCTGGAGCCGGGATGGCAAGCAGATCCTCTTCGTGCAGGACAAGGATGGCGACGAAAACTACAACGTCTACGCCGTGGATCCTTCGGCTCCGGTGGCCGCAGGCAAGGAGGTCCCCGAAGCCCGCAACCTCACGGCCGCCAAGGGTGCCCGGGCCCAGATCCTGGCCGTGCCCAAGGCCGATCCCGACACGATGTACGTGGGCCTCAATGACCGCGATGCCTCCTGGCACGACGTCTACAAGGTGAAGATCTCCACGGGTGAGCGCACCCTCATCCGCAAGAACACCGAGCGGATTTCAGGCTGGGTGTTCGACAAACAGGCCAACCTGCGCCTGGCCACCCGCACCACGGATAAGGGTGATACCGAAATCCTCCGCGTGGATCCCGAGGGTTTCACCAAGGTCTACGAGTGCAACGTCTTTGAATCCGCTGGACCGGTGAACTTCCATAAGGATGGGAAGCGGGTCTACCTGGAGACCAACAAGGGCAACCGCGATCTGGCCGAGCTGGTGCTCTTCGATCCCACCACGGGCAAGGAAGAGAAGATCGAATCCGATCCCAAGAACCGCGTGGATTTTGGCAATGCCATTTTCTCCGATCTCACGGACGAACTGCTGGCCACCACCTATGAGGACGAGCACACCCGCATCTACTGGAAGAACAAGGCGTGGGAGGCTGACTACAAGCTGCTGCAGAAGCTGTTGCCAGGCCGCGAGATCGGCCTGGGCTCCATGACCAACGACGAGCAATTGCTCATGGTGAACGCCTCCAGTGACCGCGATCCGGGTACCCGCTACCTCTTCGACCGCCGCACCAAGAAGCTCACCAAGGAATACACCTCCCGCGAGGATCTCCCCCGTGAGCCCCTGGTGGCCATGCAGCCCATCCACTACAAATCGAGCGATGGTCTGGAGATTCCCGCCTTCCTGAGCCTGCCGAAGGGCATTCCCGCGAAGGACCTGCCCCTGGTGGTGGTGCCTCATGGTGGCCCTTGGGCCCGAGACAGCTGGGGCTACAATCCCTTCGCGCAGTTCCTGGCCAACCGCGGCTACGCGGTGCTGCAGCCCAATTTCCGCGGCTCCACCGGCTATGGAAAGAAGTTCCTCAATGCAGGCAACAAGCAGTGGGGCGACCTCATGCAGGACGACATCACCTGGGGCGTGAAGCACCTGGTGGCCAACGGCACCGTGGATGCCAAGCGCGTGGGCATCATGGGCGGCTCGTATGGCGGTTACGCCTCGCTGGCGGGCGTGGCCTTCACGCCCGACCTCTACGCCGCGGCGGTGCCCATCGTGGGGCCCTCGAACCTGCTGACGCTGCTTGAAACCATTCCGCCCTATTGGGAAGCGGGCCGCATCATCTTCCACGAGCGCATGGGCAATCCCAACACGCCCGAGGGCAAGAAGCAGCTGGAGCGCCAGTCGCCGCTGAATTCCGCCGACAAGATCAAGACGCCGCTCCTCATCGTCCAGGGCGCCAATGATCCCCGCGTGAAGAAGGCCGAAAGCGATCAGATCGTCATCGCCCTGCGCGACCGCAACTTCCCCGTGGAGTATCTCTGCGCGCCGGATGAGGGTCATGGTTTCGCCCGCCCGGTGAACAGCCAGGCCATGTTCGCCGCCGCCGAGAAGTTCCTGGCCAAGTATCTGAAGGCCCGCTACCAGGAAGGAGGGAAGCCGGATGTGGTGAAGCGTCTGCCGGAAATCACCGTCGATCCCAAGACCGTGGTGCTGGCCAAGAAGACCGATGCCGCTTCCGTGGGCCTGCCCAAGGCGGTGGCCCAGCCCATCGCTGGCACCTTCAACTACGCGGGCACGCTGGCCCTTGGCCCCCAGAACATGCCCCTCAGCCAGGTGCGCACCATCAAGGAAGAGGGTGGAACCTGGGTGATCACCGAGGCCACCAAGCTGCCCATGGGCGATGCCCTGGACACCACCACCATCGCCAAGGACACGCTGGTGCCCCAGAAGCGCCTGGTGAAACAGGGCCCGGCCACCATCGAGATGACCTTCGATGGCACCAAGGCCACGGGCAGCCTGGCCATGGGCGCCGAGCCCAAGCCCTTCAGCATCGAGTTGGGTGGCCAGGCCTATGCGGAGGGTTCCGCTTCCCAGGATTCTCTCGCGGCCCTTCCTCTGGCCGAGGGCTACAGTGTGACCTTCCGCAACGTGGATCTGCAGAAACAGAAGGTCGATCTCAAACAGGCCAAGGTGGTGGCGCAGGAATCCGTGACGGTGCCTGCGGGAACCTTCAAGGCCTGGAAGGTGGAGATCACCTCCGCCGTGGGCGATCCCGGCAGTCAGAACCTCTGGGTGGACACCGCCACCCGCAAGGTGGTGAAGACCAGCGCGGTCCTGCCTCAGATGGGCGGCGCGGTGATCACCATGGAACTGCAGA